GCTCGACAGCGCCGTTGATCATCGGCACAAACACCATTTCGGCCGAGAGGGCTGGGGCACAGCCCGGCGCACCACCGACACGTTTCTGCCACACAATTTCGCCACTGTCGCTCCGCAGGATGTAGAGCGTCGAGCCGTTGATCACCGCCACCACATCGTTGTTGGCGCTCGGCGCGGTGGTGGGATAGTGCGACAGGCCAACGGTGGTCGACCAGCGTGTCTTGCCGGTATGTCCGTCGATGGCATGCACCACTCCCCGCTCGCCGGTAGCATAGAACGTGATCTCGGGAAGGATATGCTTGGTCACGACCGGAGGAGCAGCGGTGCTTTTTTCACTCTCCAGACGAGCCACAATTTTGGCGAGCTGTTCGTCGGCTTTTTTCTGCGCCCCGTCGACACCCACCATCTCGCCAAACGCATTGCGGTCGCGCTCGGAGAATAAGTAGACCTGGCCATCGTCGACGATTTCGAAAATCGTCTCGCTTTTCGATGTGCTCACATGCTGACGCAGTCCCGCCAAACGCCCTTGAGCGGCGTCGAGATCGATCTGCGTGAACCACATCGTCTCGAGGCCATGTCGACGCGTGGTGCTGCTCGGAAGCAGGGCAGAACCTGTTTGAGCCACAGCCGCTGCTGGCGCGATCGCCCCTGACACGAGTGCCCAGGCAATCGCCGAAAAAACAACAGGCCTCAGCCGCCATGAATTGATCATCGCGCTATAGTTCCCCATGAGGAGCCGCAACTTCCGTCAGAAAAGAGGACGCTCGCCGGTTCGAGAGTCCGGGACCATCACTCCTCAGAATAGTTCGTGGCCCAGGAAAAATCACCTGAATCTGCCCCCCAAAACGGAAACTTCCCCCAGTTGCTCGCCCCCTCGACCGCGCTTTGGTCGCTACAATCCCCCGAACCTGAACCACCCCCTAGCGGCATGCTATCCGCCACAAGCGTTCCCTGCGGGACCTTCACTTGCCGTCGATCTTTCGAGATTGCTGCCAATTTAGGGGAAAATTGCATGGAAATTACCCCGCTCGGGCGATACGTTCTTAATGAGACTGCTTGGGGCAGTAGCCAAAAGGACTAGTCCACCTTCCCAGGACCAGCGAGCTGAGGGCCCGATTTCGCCTCGTAACGTCAGCGGCTGCGCTTTCGAGCGCATACGCAACTAGGTGATTTCGTCGCTGCTGCTGCTGCGCTGCCACTAGCCTGCTGACACCCCCGGGTTAGTCACCGCGCCATTCATCTTTTTCTTGCGGCGCGTCGGCGTTTGCTTGGTAATCCCCTTTTCATTCATCCAAGCTCCTGAGATCGAGGTGTAGCATGTCATCGTCTCCCATCTATTCGACTTCGGCAGCCCGGCGAGGATTTACCCTCGTCGAACTCCTGGTGGTGATCGCCATCATTGGCGTGCTCGTTGCGCTGCTCCTTCCGGCGGTGCAAAGTGCTCGCGAAGCAGCGCGGCGCATGCAGTGCGCCAACAACCTCAAGCAGATCGGCATCGGGGTGCACAACCATCACGATGTCACGGGCTACTTGCCCCCCACGCACACCGGCGGCACGTCGGGCAATCACAAGTATGGAACGTGGACCATTCATCTGCTGCCGTTCATCGAGCAACAAACGCTCTATCAGCAGTTCGATTTGTCGGTGCAGTTTGATGTCGCTCCGAATCCGGCCGCCGCTGCTTCTGACGCCGCTTGCTCGCTGAAAGTTTATCAATGCCCTTCGCGTCGCAGTGGCGTGCAGCGCTCTGATGCTGCGCCACAAGTGGGTGGCACCGGTGACTACGCCGTCGCTTCGGTCGCTTCTGCCAACTTTCAACATCAGCATCAAAGCTCTGGCGTTTTGTTCGGCGCGATGATCGGCTCGGAACGGGTCGGCACCGTCTGGACTGCGCGGAGCCGCTTTGCCGACATCAGCGATGGCCTGTCGAACACCGTGCTGATTGGCGAAAAGCACGTCTTTAAGTCGCACCTCAACAAAGGGGCTGGCAGCGCGACCCAAAGCGCCGACGGCAATCACTTTTTGTCGGATCAAACAGCGTGGTACGAATGTCACACCGTTCGCAACGCCGCGCATCCGTTCGGCATCTCCAAAGGCCCCAACGACAACAGCGCCAGCGAACCTTGGAAAATGTTTGGCAGCTGGCATCCCAGCACCTGCCAATTTTTGCTCGGCGATGGAAGCGTGCGCGGCATTCGCAACACCATCGATGTCACCACCCTGACACGTCTCGGCGATCGCCGCGATGGTGAAGTGCTCGGCGAATTCTAAGCCCCGCAATCGTCACCCCCGTGCAGCACTCACGCTGCACTGGCACTGGCTGCGCGGACTTCTATAACACGCAGCCCGCTCCCCTCCTCTCTCCCGCGAACCTTCCCAAACTCAGCACCTATGAACTTTCTCGACGCTCACCTCTCTCGCGCCTCGCAACCAGCGCTACTGCGCATCGCTCGCAAACTGCAACTCGTCACCTTCGGTCTAGCAGCGCTCGTGCTCGCTGCTATCGCCACGGGATGCGGCAGTTCCAATGCCCAGGTGCATGGCAAAGTGACTCTCCCCGACGGATCGCCCGCCATTGGCGTGGTGGTCAGCTTTCAGGAACCGACGCTGCAACTCGGCGCAACCGGGGTGACCGATATGCAAGGCGTGTACAACCTGCATACCGAAAAGCCAGGGGACGGCGCTCCGCTGGGGAACTACAAAATTGCGGTCTTCCAGCCTGGCCCGGCCGACAGCAGCCAGCCCGATCCGCCGCGCCTGTTTCCCAAACGGTACGAAAATCGGGATCAGTCGCAGCTCGCCTTTGAAGTAAAGCCGGGGGATAACGAGTTCAATATCGCACTGGCAGCCCAGTAACATGGGAGTCCCGACAAGCGGGCGCCGCTGACGAGTATTTCGTGCGATTCTCGAGGAACTTGGCAGCAGACACGCGCCATCGAGTACAACTAAGAGCATGCGCATCGCCGCGCACGCTTCTTTCGCTTGCTACTCACATGGGATTCATCGCGCATGCTGCCGATTGGGGACGACAATCACGACCGGACCATTTTTCCCTGGGTCACGGTCACTCTCATCGTCATCAACGCACTCGTGTTCATCGGGCTGCAAGGGGCCGGCTCGAACGATCGTTTTACGAACGCCTTTGCCACGGTTCCCCGGGAAATCGCGACAGCCAGCGACATCGTGACGCAAGATCGACAGGTGCAAGTGAGCACCATCGATGGACCAGTCCTGGTTACCGCGCCCGGTCTCGAACGCACACCGATTCCGGTCTACCTGACGCTGATCACCGCGATGTTCATGCACGGTAGCTGGGCCCACTTGCTCGGCAACATGTGGTTCCTCTGGATTTTCGGCGACAACATCGAGCAAGACCTGGGGCGCGTCCGCTACACGATCTTCTACCTGCTGACAGGTCTCTTGGCAGGCCTGGCGCACGTCTTTTCCGATCTGTCGTCGACCATTCCGTGCCTCGGAGCATCGGGGGCGATTTCCGGAGTGCTCGGGGCCTATCTGCTGCTGCACTGGCAGCGCCAAGTGCGCGTGCTGGTCGGCTATGTGCAGATGCAAGTCCCCGGCTTTGTCGCGGTCGGTTTCTGGTTTGTCTTCCAGGTGATCCAGGGGCTGGGGATGCTCGGCGGCGAGAGTGGCGGCGTCGCCTACGGCGCTCACATCGGCGGCTTTGTCGCCGGCGTCGCCCTGATCTATCCCTTCATGATTGGCCGACCACCGGCCGAGACTCCCACACGCTCGGTCGGCAATTCGTACCAGTCTCCCAAGCAGTACGATCCCCACTGGGATGCCCGCCACTATCGCTAGCTGCGCTAGGAAGTGACGAAGCCCAGTCGTTGCGACCTGCTGAGCCTCAGCAGGTGCCAGGGAGTGCACTATTTGGAAGATCGCTTTTTAGGGCTGCCAGAATGGGAGTTGCCAGAATTCGCGTTTTCCATCGCTGCGCGGGCTGGCACCTTCTCGGCATCACACAAAGCGGGAGCTTCGATGAATTTCCAATCGTCCCCTTCGTTCCAGGGACCACGTGCGTCGATCTCTCCTTCCTCCCCTACGCCAGTCGAGTCGTTGTAAAATTCATCGACAATGCCAGGAGTCGGTGGAATTTTGCCAATCGACAGAGGATCTTTCCCCATGCTGTCGAGCGCTGCCATGAAGGCTTTCATGTGGGTAATTTCGCGCGTCATCAAAAACTGTAATGCCTCTTTGGTCCCGGCATCGTCGCAGAAATTGATCAGCCGCTCGTACACAATCTTGGCCCGAGCTTCGGCAGCAATGTTGCTTCGCAAATCGACATCCAGCTCACCGGTCACCTTCAAATAGTCGGCTGTCCAAGCATTTCCCATCGAGTTGCAGAGGGTCACCCCTCCCCCACCAGCAATCGCAACCAGTGGATCGGCTTCCGCTGCTTCGCGTCCGAGCTTCATCGGCCTCAGATGCAGTCGAGCAAGCGCGCCGACCACCTCCAAGTGACTCAGCTCCTCGGTTCCGATATCCATCAGCAGATCTTTTCGCTCGGGATCTTCGCAGTTCAGCCCTTGGATCGAGTACTGCATCGCAGCAGCGAGTTCACCATTCGCACCACCAAATTGCTCAAGCAGCATGTTCCCAAAACAGGGATCTGGCTGATCGACACGTACCGTAAACATGAGCTTTTTAACGTGATGATACATAGCAAGTATTTTCTAAATGAAGAAGGCAGAGATTTGGGTGATCGACGAGCATTCAATAGAGGCATCAATTAGCTTCATAAACAATCCAAGGGGCTGAGCTTTGGGGTAGCTCTGCCCCGATTGTTTGCACGACAACTATTTGACATATCATTCCACAACTACCACCCAGCTGACCTCAATCAGCAGTGGCAAATGGGACAATACTTTTTATGTCCAAACGAACTTTCGTACGTTGGCAATGGCAGAAGCTCTCAACGAATTAAGGCTGAACTTCCAGTTGGTTGTCGACATTCTGGGTACCGGCAACTTCGTTGGCCAGGCGTCCAATCTTGAGCTTCTCGTCGGCGGTAGCGACAGGTCCACGCAACGTCACATTGCCATCTTTGGTCATAATCTTGACGTTTTGGGCGTTGAGAGACATATCCGTCCCCACCACCTGCGAACGAATCTTGGCCGTGATATCGATATCGCTTTGATTTTCCTTCTGATCGAAAGGAGTCGTCGCTGCGATGCTTCGATCCCGAGCATTGACTGCGGTATTGTCGCGATCAACCACCTGATTGGTGTCGTCGTTGAGCCGATCATTATCGGCCGTGGGGGTGCTCGTATTACAACCCAGAGCAACGATACAAAGAGCACCTAAAATAAAACGTTTCATACCTAAATTCCTTAGTGAGACGGTGATTCCTCTGTCAGGAGCCACTGACAATGACAGGCCTGACAAACTTCTAAACAATGACTTCTAAGGGCGAGAAGACGTGCTCCTCGCCGACGTTGTGATGGAGGGAATGGACTGTTTTTGCCTCATATGGGCTGATATATGGTTGAGTGAATATTTACGCTGCAGCTCGCTATTCCATCTTCTACCAAGAGATCACAAGGGACCGCTTCAAGAGCGCGCACGAAAAAACCGATGTGGCAGAAAACCTTGAAAGGTTCTCCACCACATCGGTTTACTTCTTAACAAGCCCCCTGGCGGTGCCAGGTTGTCTTTTAGTTAGTCACCCGAAAACTCTTACGGATTGCCAAGCGAGGATTAACAGCGGCTGCTGTTTCCCTTCTCTCAGCGAGTGGGATCATACGGAGCAGCCTCAGATAGACAAGGGGCAAGCCGGGCGTTTCTTCCTGGCAGGGAGCGTTTGGGGAGATGATCTAGCGAAGCTAAGCGTCAGTAGTAGCGCTGCCGATCGATCGCCGCAGCCGAGAGGGATTGCTGCGTGACAGCTGTCGCACAAGAGGGGCGGCTATTCCAAGCCGATCGCGAGCTCTTGGCCCGCAGCGGAGCGAAACCGTGGCTGTGCAGCGGTTGAGGTAAGGGAGTCTTGAAAGAGTGGGCGGCAAGGGACTCGAACCCCTGACCCTCGCTTTGTAAGAGCGATGCTCTAACCAACTGAGCTAGCCGCCCCCACTCAAAATTCAAGACACAACAAGATTTCCAGCCAGAAGTCGAAGCTGTATAAGCAGTTACCTGCCGAGCAGCTGATCGACTGCCGTGGCGAGCGTCTTTACTCAGGAGGGTTTTCGGCAAACCAAGGTTCGCCCCTCAACCGCACCTCGAAAACGTTCGATTGTTGCGTGTGGGGGCATTGTGCCAAACCGCTGCGTATTTGAGAAGGACGCCCCCGATCTTTCTCGGGTAGAATCACCCCCAGCGGTGCTAGCGACATGTGGAGCGAGCCCCAACGGCACTCAGGCGTGCTTAAGCACCCTGTGGGGGTATTTGGCTGGTCTGGCTGGCCCGACTGCGATGAACTGGATGACGCTTCTTGGGGAGAGCTCTCGATGAACGACGAAACACGAAGTCAGTTGGTGACAGCCGCCCTGGAGGTGCAGCAGAAGGCGTATGCCAAGTACTCGAACTTCTGGGTGGGAGCCGCTTTGCTCACCGAATCGGGAAAGATCATTGCCGGGTGCAATGTCGAAAACGCTTCGTACGGGCTGACGATCTGTGCCGAGCGGTCGGCTGTTTTCGCAGCGGTCGGCATGGGGGAAACGAGCTTCAAGGCGATCGCCATTGCCACTGCCGGAGGCTATCCGCCGTGTGGTGCCTGCCGGCAGGTGCTGGCCGAATTTTGCGGCAGCTTGCCGGTGATTCTGGTCAACAGCGACGACCCAGCCGACCAGCAGATGCACGATCTTGCGCAGCTGTTGCCAGGTCGGTTTGTGCTGGAGTAGTTCGCGGCGCGCTAGTGATTTAGAGCAAAATTCCGGCGACGCAGGCGGTCATGAAGCAGGCGAGCGTTCCGCCGAGCATCGCTCGAAAGCCGAGCTGCGCGAGCTCGCTTTGCCGCTCGGGGGCCATGCCGCCAAGTCCGCCAATCTGAATGCCGATGCTGGCAAAATTCGAGAAGCCGCACAAGGCGTAGGTAAGGATCATCACGCTCCGCTCGCTCAGCTGCACGTCGCTCCCGGGCGCTATCCACTCTTGCAGTTTCGAGTAGGCGACAAATTCGTTAGCCACCATTTTGAGCCCGAGGAGTTCCGCCGCCTCGAAGCAGTCGCCCGATTCGATCCCCATGAGCCAAGCGAACGGCGCGAAGGTGTAGCCAAACAGGAGTCCGAGCGACCACTCGTAGCCCAACAGCCCGCCGGTGAGCGAGATTCCCTTGTCGATCATGGCAAGCAGGCCAAGGAAGGCAATCAGCATCGCGGCGACATTAATGGCGAGCTTCACACCATCGCTCGCGCCGATGGCAGCCGCCTCGAGAACGTTAGTTCCCATCGGGGGAACATCGAGTTTCAATTGGCCGAGCGTTTTGGGTTCTTCGGTTTCGGGGACCAGAATTTTGGCGATCACCAGACTGGCGGGGGCCGAGATGACGGAGGCGGTGACCAGATGCTCGACAGGGATTTTCATCCCGGCAAAGACGGCGAGCAAACTGCCGGAAATGGTGCTGAATCCACCGACCATCACGGCGTTGAGCTCGGAGCGGGTCATTAGCGGAATGTAGGGCTTCACCACGAGTGGGGCTTCGGTTTGCCCCATGAAAATATTGGCAGCGGCGGAGAGGGTTTCTGCTCCACTGGTGCGGAGGGTCCATTGCAGGATGTAGGCCATTCCTTTGACGAGCACCTGCATGACGCGCAGGTAGTAGAGCACGCTCATCAGCGACGAAAAGAAGATGATCGTCGGCAGGACTTTGAAGGCGAAAAAGTAGTCTTGAAATTTATCGCCGAAAACGAAGCTGGCCCCAACATCGACGAAGTTCAGCGTGGCGGTGAAGAAATCGCCGATGAGGCGGAAAGTGGTTTGGCCCGCGGTGGTGTGAAAGACGAACGTTGCGAGGAGGAACTGCAAAACGACGCCACTGATCGCGATGCGCCAGGGAAATCGAAATTTGTGGGAACTCATCAGCCAAGCCAAGAACATCATCACGAACAAGCCCATCAGGCTGATCAATCGCAATTCCATCGAACGTTCCCTACTCGTGCTGCCGAACCGTGTTGAAAATGCGATCGCCGGCATCCCCGAGCCCCGGCACAATGAACTTCCGACTATTGAGTTCGGGATCGACCGCGCAGACATAAACCTGCACATCGCTGTGCTGCGAGGCAATCAGCTCGATCCCCGTGCGCGACGCGATCACGCTGAGCACTTTGATGTTCGACACACCCCACCGCTGGAGCGTTTCGATCGCCAGATGGGCGCTGCCGCCGGTCGCCAGCATCGGATCGAGCACGAGCGCGACATCGACCGGCTGAGTCTGCGGCAGTTTGCTGTAGTATTCGACCGGCTGCGCGGTCGCTTCGTCGCGATAGAGTCCCAGGTGCCACACTTCCGCCGTCGGAATGAGGTTCAGCACTGGATCGATCATGCCGAGTCCCGCGCGGAGAATCGGCACCAGCCCGATGCGCTGCGCCAGGGTGCTGCCGGTCATCGTAACCAGCGGGGTCTCGATGGTTTTGGGCGCGAGGAGCAGATCTTGCGTTGCCTCGTAGGCCAGCAGCACCGCGAGGCGATGGATGAGGGTGCGAAACTCGTCGGGAGGTGTCGCCTTGTCACGCAAGCGACTGAGGTGATGGAGAATCAGTGGGTGCGAAACTTCGTGAATCGATGACATGTACCAAGGTGCCCAGAAACGTCGCGGTGTAGGCAGAAATTTGTCGCGAGAAGGAGCATAGGACTGCGGCGCTCGGGAAGCAACAACCAGCCGAAGCTCGGGCTCTGTTTTTCCTGAAATCGACGGAGATAGCGCAAGCCAAACGCTAGTGGAGGAAACATTCAGCGGCGCTCGATGGTGGCAAGCCTTTTCACTGCTGGGCAAGCCAGCAGTGACACCCGGCGTGTAGTGACACCCGGCCAGCAGAACTACCCAGAGAACAGTGCCGC
This window of the Pirellula staleyi DSM 6068 genome carries:
- a CDS encoding DUF1559 domain-containing protein — protein: MSSSPIYSTSAARRGFTLVELLVVIAIIGVLVALLLPAVQSAREAARRMQCANNLKQIGIGVHNHHDVTGYLPPTHTGGTSGNHKYGTWTIHLLPFIEQQTLYQQFDLSVQFDVAPNPAAAASDAACSLKVYQCPSRRSGVQRSDAAPQVGGTGDYAVASVASANFQHQHQSSGVLFGAMIGSERVGTVWTARSRFADISDGLSNTVLIGEKHVFKSHLNKGAGSATQSADGNHFLSDQTAWYECHTVRNAAHPFGISKGPNDNSASEPWKMFGSWHPSTCQFLLGDGSVRGIRNTIDVTTLTRLGDRRDGEVLGEF
- a CDS encoding carboxypeptidase-like regulatory domain-containing protein is translated as MNFLDAHLSRASQPALLRIARKLQLVTFGLAALVLAAIATGCGSSNAQVHGKVTLPDGSPAIGVVVSFQEPTLQLGATGVTDMQGVYNLHTEKPGDGAPLGNYKIAVFQPGPADSSQPDPPRLFPKRYENRDQSQLAFEVKPGDNEFNIALAAQ
- a CDS encoding rhomboid family intramembrane serine protease, which codes for MLPIGDDNHDRTIFPWVTVTLIVINALVFIGLQGAGSNDRFTNAFATVPREIATASDIVTQDRQVQVSTIDGPVLVTAPGLERTPIPVYLTLITAMFMHGSWAHLLGNMWFLWIFGDNIEQDLGRVRYTIFYLLTGLLAGLAHVFSDLSSTIPCLGASGAISGVLGAYLLLHWQRQVRVLVGYVQMQVPGFVAVGFWFVFQVIQGLGMLGGESGGVAYGAHIGGFVAGVALIYPFMIGRPPAETPTRSVGNSYQSPKQYDPHWDARHYR
- a CDS encoding manganese catalase family protein, with product MYHHVKKLMFTVRVDQPDPCFGNMLLEQFGGANGELAAAMQYSIQGLNCEDPERKDLLMDIGTEELSHLEVVGALARLHLRPMKLGREAAEADPLVAIAGGGGVTLCNSMGNAWTADYLKVTGELDVDLRSNIAAEARAKIVYERLINFCDDAGTKEALQFLMTREITHMKAFMAALDSMGKDPLSIGKIPPTPGIVDEFYNDSTGVGEEGEIDARGPWNEGDDWKFIEAPALCDAEKVPARAAMENANSGNSHSGSPKKRSSK
- a CDS encoding BON domain-containing protein — encoded protein: MKRFILGALCIVALGCNTSTPTADNDRLNDDTNQVVDRDNTAVNARDRSIAATTPFDQKENQSDIDITAKIRSQVVGTDMSLNAQNVKIMTKDGNVTLRGPVATADEKLKIGRLANEVAGTQNVDNQLEVQP
- the cdd gene encoding cytidine deaminase, which produces MNDETRSQLVTAALEVQQKAYAKYSNFWVGAALLTESGKIIAGCNVENASYGLTICAERSAVFAAVGMGETSFKAIAIATAGGYPPCGACRQVLAEFCGSLPVILVNSDDPADQQMHDLAQLLPGRFVLE
- a CDS encoding NupC/NupG family nucleoside CNT transporter; its protein translation is MELRLISLMGLFVMMFLAWLMSSHKFRFPWRIAISGVVLQFLLATFVFHTTAGQTTFRLIGDFFTATLNFVDVGASFVFGDKFQDYFFAFKVLPTIIFFSSLMSVLYYLRVMQVLVKGMAYILQWTLRTSGAETLSAAANIFMGQTEAPLVVKPYIPLMTRSELNAVMVGGFSTISGSLLAVFAGMKIPVEHLVTASVISAPASLVIAKILVPETEEPKTLGQLKLDVPPMGTNVLEAAAIGASDGVKLAINVAAMLIAFLGLLAMIDKGISLTGGLLGYEWSLGLLFGYTFAPFAWLMGIESGDCFEAAELLGLKMVANEFVAYSKLQEWIAPGSDVQLSERSVMILTYALCGFSNFASIGIQIGGLGGMAPERQSELAQLGFRAMLGGTLACFMTACVAGILL
- the upp gene encoding uracil phosphoribosyltransferase, with amino-acid sequence MSSIHEVSHPLILHHLSRLRDKATPPDEFRTLIHRLAVLLAYEATQDLLLAPKTIETPLVTMTGSTLAQRIGLVPILRAGLGMIDPVLNLIPTAEVWHLGLYRDEATAQPVEYYSKLPQTQPVDVALVLDPMLATGGSAHLAIETLQRWGVSNIKVLSVIASRTGIELIASQHSDVQVYVCAVDPELNSRKFIVPGLGDAGDRIFNTVRQHE